The proteins below come from a single Plantactinospora sp. KBS50 genomic window:
- a CDS encoding DUF3040 domain-containing protein, translating into MLSKEDQLRFEQITRELRASDPKFFARLSDRHRLRRKRLMLALTIVLWAAVPVLAVLGGGIAGAVYAVVLLGNAVLVWQLRRRYR; encoded by the coding sequence ATGCTCAGCAAAGAGGATCAGCTCCGCTTCGAACAGATCACCCGCGAACTGAGGGCGTCGGACCCGAAGTTCTTCGCCCGGCTGTCCGACCGGCACCGGCTGCGTCGCAAGCGACTCATGCTCGCCCTCACCATAGTGCTCTGGGCCGCCGTACCGGTACTGGCCGTGCTCGGCGGCGGCATCGCCGGAGCTGTCTACGCCGTGGTGCTGCTCGGCAACGCCGTACTGGTGTGGCAGTTGCGGCGACGCTACCGCTAG